The Haloprofundus salinisoli region GTACGAGTACCTCACCGATCACCGCGAATCGCTCGACGCGCGGGCGTCGACGTGGTTCGACGGCGGACCGTTCTATAACCTGTTCGGACTCGGGCCGTACACGTGGGCCGACTACAAGGTGGTCTGGTGTCGCCTCGGGTTCAAACCGCACTTCGTCGTCGTCTCGACCGTCGAGGACCCCGAACTGGGCGAGAAGACGGTCGTCCCCGGCGACCACTGCATGTTCGTCGCCACCGACGACCGGCGGGAGGCGCACCTGCTCTGCGGGTTACTCAACTCCGCGCCCTACCAGCGCTGTCTGCGCGAACTCGGCGGCGAGGGGAAGGCGAGTCTCTCGAAAGCGGCCGTCTCGAAGCTCTACCTTCCCGAGTGGCGTGACGACCCGCTGTTCCGCCGCATCGCCGACTGCTCCGAGCGCGCCCACGGCATCGTCCCGGGCCACGTCGACGTGAGCAAGCGCGAGTACAACCGGACGACGATACCCGAACTGGAGGTTGTGATGGGTGAACTCGACCGCGCCGTCGAGCGGTTGCTTGCCGAACGGGATGATAATTCTTAAGTTCGACAGTCGACCTATCTTCGGGTACCGCTCTTAGCTCAGCCTGGCAGAGCAGCCGACTGTAGATCGGCTTGTCCCCCGTTCAAATCGGGGAGAGCGGACTTCTCCTGCGAATCGCTCTAGAAGACGCGGGTGACGACGACTCGACCTTCGACCGACTCCCTCCAATCGGCGTCAACTGCGGTGATTTCTCCTCTGTGAACCGAATGTACGAAATCAGCCACAGTGTTCATAACTGATAAATTGTCGAGAAAGTGTTAGTAATCCTTCATGAGATATTCCTCTAATCCTGGCTTTCCTTACAATTATATTGACTATCTAAGAATCGGCACGTTGCAACGATATGAAATTCGACCCTTCCCGCCGGAAGGTCCTCGCACTCGGCGCCGGCGCGGCGCTCGCAAGTACGGGACTCGGTTCGGCAGCGAACCTCGAAGGCGCACAGAACATCGACAGTCACCCTACAGTCGACGCCGAAATCGTCGACTCCTCCACCGACGGACTAGAACTCAACGTTACGATCAGCGTCACCGACCCCAATGGTGAAGTCGACAGGGCCGGGTTCATCGTCGAAGACTACAACGACGAGACGGTCGACATCGCCATGCACTGGTTCAACCAGTCCTCCGGCGAGGAGACGGTGTCGAAGGTCGTTCCGCTAAACCGAGCGCCGTACTCCTGCTACGCGTTCGTCAAAGCGGGTTCGGACTACTACAGCGTTGACTCGGTAGGCCTCGCACCGGAGACGGAAGCGCCCGCGCCGCAACTGCTCGGCGTCTCGGTTTCGGGGACGACAGCGACCATCGACTACGAAGTCGCGCCCGAGAAACCGGCACTCTACAGCGTCGGCGCATCGGTTTCGTCCATCAACGGGTCGAACTCCGGCGACCCGCAGTACACCACCGAACGGACCGACGAGTACGGTGAACCGACGACGGCTCGGACCGTCGTCACGGGACTCGCTCCGGACACGGAGTATACCGCCGCCGCGTGGACACGACTCGACACGTGGGCGACCGAAAAACAGACCGACTACGCCGAGAGCGAACCACAGACGTTCAAAACCGGCGACGTGGTCGACTCCGAACCGGTGACCGAACACCGCCTCGTCATCGGCGGCAGCAGCGACGTCTCTTACTACCGACTCACTGTCAGCGGGTCGCTCGAACAGACGACCGAGACCGGCGACGCGCCGTTCAGCAGTGCCACCATCGACGACGAGGATTACGTCTCGGGGAGTTCGGCCTGCGGCGGCGTCGCCGGCGGTGCGGACGCCTACGTCTTCACCGGCGAGTTGACGAACGTCGGCGTTGACGGCGCGGCCTCGGTCTACCTCGACGGCGAGGAAATCGACCCCGACGACTACACCGACGAACTCCCGCACCACCTCGCCATCACAGGTGGGTCTAGCCGCACCGACTACGCGTTCAGCGTCTCCGGCGACCTCATCAAGACCACGGAGGTGGAGGGCACCGGCCTGAGCCTCAATCCGAGCTACGACGACGAGGACACCGTCTCCCACGGAGAGGGTGCGGGTGCGACCGCCGGCGGCACCGACGCGTACCGGTTCTCTGACTCGGGAACTGTCGCGGGCGATGCCATCGCGTTCACGGAGTTCGACGGCGACGCGACTGTCTACCTCAACGGCAACGAGATAGATCCCTCCCAGTACTGATTCTGCGCATCCGGGGCCACGGCCACACCGCATCGCCAGTGGCGTCGCTACTTCCGCTTGTCCTGGACGTGTTTGTCTTCGATTAGCGACACCGTCAGGTCGCTACCGACACGAAGGTTCGCCCGAACGGAGACCCCGAACGCCGAGTTCCCCTCCCGCGTCGATACCGGGCACTCGGTCTCAGTCCGCGAAGCATCGACAAAACCGCCGTCGTTTACTCAGTGGGCCGACGATTGCTCTCGATGCCCGACTTCGCCTACGAACTCGACATCGAGGTCCGGTTCCGGGACCTCGACCCGCTCGGCCACGTCAACAACGCCGTCTACGCCAGTTACTGCGAGCAGGCGCGCATCCGCTATCTGCGGGAGGTACTCGACCTCACCTCCGACGACGTGACGATGGTCGTCGCGAACCTCGAACTGAACTACCGAAAGCCCGTCACCTTCGACGACGACCTCACAGTGGCCGTCTCCGTGACCGCTCTCGGTGAGTCGAGTTTTACGATGACGTACGAACTCCGGGCCGAGGACGTCGTCGCCACCGCCGAGACGACGCAGGTGGTCATCGACCGCGAGACCAAGCGCCCGACAGCCGTTCCGACCGAGTGGCGCGAGCGATTGTACGAGTACGATCCGAGGCTGGAGTGAGGGCGCCCCCACACTCTCCACAACTCGTACGAACTGCACAATTTGTGCGATTTTTACAATGTTTTCAATTTTCAATACTTGTGAACCCTCTGCACTCGCCGGGTTCTCCGCCGCGGACACTCCCCGGACGAGCTGACGCCACGTATTTATAGTCGACCCGATATTCTCCG contains the following coding sequences:
- a CDS encoding acyl-CoA thioesterase is translated as MPDFAYELDIEVRFRDLDPLGHVNNAVYASYCEQARIRYLREVLDLTSDDVTMVVANLELNYRKPVTFDDDLTVAVSVTALGESSFTMTYELRAEDVVATAETTQVVIDRETKRPTAVPTEWRERLYEYDPRLE